One Brassica napus cultivar Da-Ae chromosome A5, Da-Ae, whole genome shotgun sequence DNA window includes the following coding sequences:
- the LOC125609511 gene encoding 4-coumarate--CoA ligase 1, with protein sequence MAPQEDAMQKQSSNNNSDVIFRSKLPDIYIPNHLPLHDYIFQNISEFASKPCLINGPTGHVYTYSDVHVASRRIAAGFQKLGVNQNDVVMILLSNCPEFVLSFLAASFRGATATAANPFFTPAEIAKQAKASNSKLIVTESRYVDKIKDLQNDGVIIVCTDEELSPIPEGCLRFTELTQSTEMETVEISSDDVVALPYSSGTTGLPKGVMLTHKGLVTSVAQQVDGDNPNLYFHSDDVILCVLPLFHIYALNSIMLCGLRVGASILIMPKFEINLLLELIQRCKVTVAPMVPPIVLAMAKSPETEKYDLSSIRVVKSGAAPLGKELEDAVSAKFPNAKLGQGYGMTEAGPVLAMSLGFAKEPFPVKSGACGTVVRNAEMKIIDPDTGDSLSKNKPGEICIRGHQIMKGYLNNPAATAETIDKDGWLHTGDIGLIDDDDELFIVDRLKELIKYKGFQVAPAELEALLIGHQDITDVAVVAMKEEAAGEVPVAFVVKSKDSELSEDDVKQFVAKQVVFYKRINKVFFVESIPKAPSGKILRKDLRAKLANGLV encoded by the exons ATGGCTCCACAAGAAGACGCCATGCAGAAACagagcagcaacaacaacagtgACGTCATATTCCGATCAAAGCTTCCGGATATTTACATCCCCAATCACCTCCCTCTCCACGACTACATCTTCCAAAACATCTCCGAGTTCGCCTCCAAGCCTTGCCTGATCAACGGTCCCACCGGCCACGTGTACACTTACTCCGACGTCCATGTCGCCTCCCGTCGCATCGCCGCCGGTTTTCAAAAACTCGGCGTTAACCAAAACGACGTCGTGATGATCCTCCTCTCGAACTGCCCCGAGTTCGTCCTCTCTTTCCTCGCCGCTTCTTTCCGCGGCGCAACCGCAACCGCCGCCAACCCGTTTTTCACTCCGGCGGAGATTGCCAAACAGGCCAAAGCCTCGAACTCGAAGCTCATCGTCACCGAGTCTCGCTACGTCGATAAAATCAAAGACCTCCAAAACGACGGCGTTATAATCGTCTGCACCGACGAGGAACTTTCTCCGATCCCGGAAGGCTGCCTCCGATTCACCGAGTTGACTCAGTCAACCGAAATGGAAACGGTGGAGATTTCTTCCGACGACGTGGTGGCGCTTCCTTACTCCTCCGGCACGACGGGTCTACCCAAAGGAGTGATGCTGACTCACAAGGGACTAGTCACGAGCGTCGCTCAGCAAGTCGACGGCGATAATCCGAATCTTTACTTCCACAGCGATGACGTCATACTCTGTGTCTTGCCCTTGTTCCATATCTACGCTTTGAACTCGATCATGCTGTGTGGGCTTAGAGTTGGTGCCTCCATCTTGATCATGCCCAAGTTCGAGATCAATCTGCTCTTGGAGCTCATACAGCGGTGTAAAGTCACGGTTGCTCCGATGGTTCCGCCGATTGTTTTGGCCATGGCGAAGTCGCCGGAGACGGAGAAGTATGACTTGAGCTCGATTAGGGTTGTCAAGTCTGGTGCTGCCCCGCTTGGTAAGGAGCTTGAAGATGCCGTCAGTGCCAAGTTTCCTAACGCCAAACTCGGTCag GGATACGGAATGACGGAAGCAGGTCCGGTGCTAGCAATGTCGTTAGGGTTCGCGAAAGAGCCGTTTCCAGTGAAGTCGGGGGCTTGTGGTACGGTGGTCAGAAACGCCGAGATGAAAATCATCGATCCAGACACCGGAGACTCACTTTCCAAAAACAAACCTGGAGAGATTTGCATCCGTGGTCACCAGATCATGAAAGGTTACCTCAACAACCCGGCGGCTACAGCAGAGACCATAGACAAAGACGGCTGGCTTCACACCGGAGATATCGGGTTGATCGATGACGACGACGAGCTTTTCATTGTTGATCGTTTGAAAGAGCTTATCAAGTACAAAGGTTTTCAAGTGGCTCCGGCTGAGCTAGAGGCTCTCCTCATCGGCCATCAGGATATCACCGACGTGGCCGTTGTCGC AATGAAAGAAGAGGCTGCTGGTGAAGTTCCCGTTGCGTTTGTTGTGAAATCCAAGGATTCAGAGTTATCAGAAGATGATGTGAAACAATTCGTGGCGAAACAG GTTGTGTTTTACAAGAGAATCAACAAAGTGTTCTTCGTTGAGTCCATTCCTAAAGCTCCATCAGGGAAGATATTGAGGAAAGACCTGAGGGCAAAACTAGCAAATGGGTTGGTGTAA
- the LOC106451643 gene encoding mitogen-activated protein kinase kinase 4, with translation MKPIQPPPGVTGPVKNRPRRRPDLSLPLPHRDVSLAVPLPLPPTSGGSTTSEPKSYSDLVRGNRIGSGAGGTVYKVVHRPTSRVYALKILNGNHDDTVRGHICREIKILRDVNHPNVVKCHEMFDHNGEIQVLLEFMDQGSLEGAHVSNEQHLSDLSLQILNGLAYLHGRHIVHRDIKPSNLLINSDNNVKIADFGVSRVLAQTLSPCKSSVGTIAYMSPERINTELNQGMYDGCAGDIWSFGVSVLEFFLGRFPFNVNRLGDWASLMCAICMSKPPEAPATASPEFRHFVSCCLQREPARRQTAVQLLQHPFVRRGASQSQNRSPQNLHQLLPPPH, from the coding sequence ATGAAACCAATCCAACCGCCACCAGGAGTAACCGGTCCGGTTAAGAACCGCCCTCGCCGCCGTCCAGACCTCTCCTTACCACTTCCTCACCGCGACGTTTCCCTCGCCGTACCTCTCCCCCTCCCACCAACTTCCGGCGGTTCCACCACCTCAGAGCCTAAAAGCTACTCAGACTTAGTACGTGGCAACCGCATCGGAAGCGGAGCCGGAGGAACGGTTTACAAAGTAGTCCACCGTCCAACCTCTCGCGTATACGCACTCAAGATACTCAACGGTAACCACGACGACACTGTTCGTGGCCATATCTGCAGAGAGATCAAGATTCTCCGAGACGTGAACCACCCCAACGTGGTGAAATGCCACGAGATGTTCGATCACAACGGAGAGATCCAGGTCTTGCTCGAGTTCATGGACCAAGGATCTTTAGAAGGTGCTCATGTCTCGAACGAGCAGCACTTATCTGACCTATCTCTTCAGATACTAAACGGTTTGGCTTATCTTCACGGCCGTCATATAGTCCATAGAGACATAAAGCCATCGAATCTACTTATAAACTCGGACAATAACGTCAagattgctgattttggagTGAGTAGGGTCTTGGCTCAGACCCTGTCTCCGTGTAAGTCCTCTGTTGGGACTATTGCTTACATGAGTCCTGAGAGGATCAACACGGAATTGAATCAGGGGATGTATGATGGTTGCGCTGGGGATATTTGGAGCTTCGGTGTTAGTGTTCTTGAGTTTTTCTTGGGGAGGTTTCCTTTTAATGTGAATAGGCTAGGTGATTGGGCTAGTCTTATGTGTGCTATTTGTATGTCTAAGCCGCCTGAAGCTCCTGCCACGGCGTCTCCGGAGTTTAGACACTTTGTTTCGTGTTGTTTGCAGAGAGAACCGGCGAGGAGGCAGACCGCTGTTCAGCTTTTGCAACATCCTTTTGTGCGTAGAGGGGCGAGTCAGAGTCAGAATAGGTCTCCTCAGAACCTACATCAACTCTTGCCTCCTCCACACTGA